Proteins encoded in a region of the Candidatus Nitrosomarinus catalina genome:
- the spt4 gene encoding transcription elongation factor subunit Spt4: MAREMACRKCKRVTTEKVCPGCKSSDLTPDWNGVVLVVDPTNSEISKTLAITQKGKYAIKVT; encoded by the coding sequence ATGGCACGAGAAATGGCATGCAGAAAATGTAAACGTGTTACAACAGAAAAAGTTTGTCCAGGTTGTAAATCATCAGACTTAACACCAGATTGGAATGGGGTCGTACTAGTAGTTGATCCAACTAATTCAGAAATTTCTAAAACACTAGCAATAACACAAAAAGGCAAATATGCAATTAAAGTTACATAA
- a CDS encoding DNA-directed RNA polymerase, whose protein sequence is MFSISTLVDVVRIPPSLFGTTLKKAAVNILKEKYESMINAELGYIIMILDAKVDEMGKMIAGDGGTFHKVEFEALTFYPKLQEIVQGEIVDITDFGAFVRIGPTDALLHLSQVMDDYLKSDVKMGLILANQSGRTLKVGSTLRARITAVSLGKAAAMGKIGITCRQPFLGADEWIEEEIKKAGGSSEPAKEEKVEAS, encoded by the coding sequence TTGTTTTCTATATCTACCCTAGTTGATGTCGTTAGGATACCTCCAAGCTTATTTGGAACTACACTCAAAAAGGCAGCAGTCAACATCCTCAAAGAAAAATACGAGAGTATGATTAATGCAGAATTAGGCTACATCATTATGATTTTAGATGCTAAAGTAGACGAAATGGGAAAAATGATTGCAGGGGATGGAGGAACATTCCACAAAGTTGAATTTGAAGCTTTAACATTTTATCCAAAATTACAAGAAATTGTTCAAGGTGAAATTGTGGACATTACAGACTTTGGAGCATTTGTAAGAATTGGTCCAACAGATGCATTACTACACTTATCACAAGTTATGGATGATTATCTAAAGAGTGATGTAAAGATGGGATTAATTTTAGCAAATCAAAGTGGAAGAACCTTGAAAGTTGGTTCAACATTACGTGCAAGAATTACAGCTGTTTCATTAGGTAAAGCTGCTGCAATGGGTAAAATTGGTATTACTTGTAGACAACCATTCTTAGGTGCAGATGAATGGATCGAAGAAGAAATTAAAAAAGCTGGAGGTTCAAGTGAACCTGCAAAAGAAGAGAAAGTAGAGGCTAGTTAA
- a CDS encoding Mrp/NBP35 family ATP-binding protein, which translates to MVAIDQVLEKLSTVIDPDLKKDIVSMGMIKDLELNDGNLKFTLELTTPACPFNVEIEDDVRKVIAELSDLKAFDLNVTAKVMEGRSLEADTQMATVKNIIGVASGKGGVGKSTVSLNLALALSQTGAKVGLLDADIYGPSIPLMLGMEDGSMEVEDNKLQPADVNGLKVVSFGFFADQSKQAAIYRGPIISGILKQFLVDTNWSELDYLIVDLPPGTGDIPLTLAQTIPITGILVITTPQDVASNVAVKAVSMFEKLNVPIIGVIENMSHFVCPKCDDKHYIFGNGGAKKISEQFKIPFLGEIPLNYGIMSGSDSGKPIMSTNTDSPSAEAFRASAKNVAAQCSIIASNLQEEMESESGDSESSNEDSTNNGTS; encoded by the coding sequence ATGGTTGCCATAGATCAGGTTCTTGAAAAATTAAGTACTGTTATTGATCCTGATTTGAAAAAAGATATTGTTTCTATGGGAATGATTAAAGATTTAGAACTTAATGATGGAAATCTCAAATTTACTTTAGAACTTACTACTCCTGCATGTCCTTTCAATGTAGAAATTGAAGATGATGTGAGAAAAGTAATTGCTGAATTATCTGACTTGAAAGCTTTTGATTTGAATGTAACTGCCAAAGTAATGGAGGGTCGTTCACTTGAAGCAGACACCCAAATGGCAACTGTCAAGAATATTATCGGTGTTGCCAGCGGTAAAGGTGGTGTAGGCAAATCCACTGTATCATTAAACTTGGCTCTTGCATTATCTCAAACTGGAGCAAAAGTTGGATTACTTGATGCCGATATCTATGGACCTAGTATTCCGTTGATGTTGGGAATGGAAGATGGTTCAATGGAAGTTGAAGATAATAAACTTCAACCTGCAGATGTTAATGGATTAAAAGTAGTATCTTTTGGCTTTTTTGCAGATCAATCTAAACAAGCTGCAATATATCGTGGCCCTATTATTTCTGGAATTTTAAAACAATTTTTGGTTGACACTAATTGGTCCGAATTAGATTATCTAATTGTTGATCTTCCACCTGGAACTGGTGACATTCCATTAACTCTTGCACAAACAATTCCAATTACTGGAATTCTTGTTATCACTACTCCTCAGGATGTTGCAAGTAATGTTGCAGTAAAAGCAGTTTCAATGTTTGAAAAACTTAATGTTCCTATTATCGGGGTGATTGAAAATATGAGTCATTTTGTTTGTCCAAAATGTGATGATAAACATTACATCTTTGGAAATGGTGGAGCTAAAAAAATTAGTGAACAATTCAAAATTCCATTTTTGGGTGAAATCCCATTAAATTATGGAATTATGTCTGGTTCTGATTCTGGAAAGCCAATCATGAGCACAAATACTGATTCACCAAGTGCTGAAGCATTTCGTGCTAGTGCAAAAAATGTTGCTGCACAATGTAGTATCATTGCATCTAATTTACAAGAAGAAATGGAATCTGAATCTGGTGACTCTGAATCATCTAATGAAGATTCTACAAATAACGGCACTTCTTAA
- a CDS encoding GTP-dependent dephospho-CoA kinase family protein, with protein MKLPDSIRDQFKTPLGILLPIGEDNKENIQKYLSKNSYVVTVGDQTTEKMINFGLTPSLQIIDGFEKRQKRDLPKLGNATELKIDNPAAEITLESIDLIKKAFTMTSPVRITVFGEEDLLVLPVCIHAPDNSVVLYGQPNEGLVLVEITTEIRNKAQTLLDLMN; from the coding sequence GTGAAATTACCTGATTCTATTAGAGACCAATTCAAAACTCCTTTAGGTATTTTATTGCCAATTGGAGAAGATAATAAAGAAAATATTCAAAAATATCTCTCAAAAAATTCCTATGTCGTAACCGTTGGAGATCAAACTACTGAAAAAATGATTAATTTTGGATTAACTCCTTCTTTGCAAATTATTGATGGTTTTGAGAAAAGACAAAAACGTGATTTGCCAAAACTTGGAAATGCCACTGAATTGAAAATTGATAATCCTGCAGCTGAAATTACTTTGGAAAGTATTGACTTGATCAAAAAAGCATTTACTATGACTTCTCCTGTTAGAATAACTGTGTTTGGTGAAGAAGATTTGTTAGTACTTCCTGTTTGTATTCATGCTCCTGACAATTCAGTTGTCCTATATGGCCAGCCAAATGAGGGGCTTGTTTTAGTTGAAATTACTACAGAAATTAGAAATAAAGCACAAACATTACTTGATCTAATGAACTAA